CGAGGCAGACACCGAGGATACTTTTTTTAGAACAGTACTCTCTGATCACTTCCAGAAGAATTCCTGCTTCACCAGGAATTCCTGGACCGGGTGATAAAATTATTTTATCAAACCGGCCAATTTCATTAAGGCCAATTTTATCATTGCGATGCACCTCCAGTTCTACATTCTCTATCTTTTTTAATAGATAGACCAGATTATATGTGAAGCTGTCGTAATTATCGAGAACTAAGATTTTCATAGTCAGAGTAGTTGTGCTAGGTCAATTGCTTTTTTTAATGCCGCGAGCTTGTTATTTACTTCCTGTAATTCCATGTGCTCATTAGAAGAATCAACAATGCCCGCCCCTGCCTGGTAAAACAATAAATTGTTTTTACTTAAAAAGGATCGAATGATGATGGCGTGATTAAAGGAACCGTTAAATCCCATAAAGCCGATGCAGCCACCATAGAAACCGCGATTATTTTTTTCATATACATCAATCAGTTGCATGGCACGGTGCTTGGGTGCACCACTTAAGGTACCCGCGGGAAATGTGGCGGCAACTATGTTCAGGGTTTCACCTGCGTCATTCATTTTGCCGGTGACTTTCGAAACGAGGTGAATAACGTGAGAGTAGTATTGAATTTCGCGAAGCGTTTCCACCTTTACAGCGCTGCAATTTTTGCTTAAATCATTTCTTGCTAAATCCACCAGCATGATGTGCTCCGCATTCTCTTTGGTATCAGTTTTTAACTTTTTTGCGAGCTCCGCATCATTTATTTCGTTCCCTGTTCTGCGGAAAGTGCCGGCAATGGGATGTATGCTGGCCATTCCGTTTTTTACAGTTAACTGTGCTTCAGGGGAAGAGCCTAAAATCTTGAAGCTTCCATAATCAAAATAAAAAAGATAAGGTGAAGGATTTACCGTTCGAAGTGCACGATAAACATTAAATTCATCCCCCTGAAATGACTGGGAAAACTCCCTGGATAATACCACTTGGAATACATCCCCGCGATGGCAGTGTTTCTTACCCTGCTGCACCATATATAAAAATTCTTCATCCGTTAAACTAGATTGCTCATCGTGAATAGTTTTGAAGTGATAGGAAGCAAAGTTTTTATTATAGATAAGTGCCTCAATTTCCGGGAGCGCAGAATCTTTTTCATCATCAAATAAATTCTCTGTGATCATCATCTCATCATTAAAATGATTAATCACTATTGAAT
The window above is part of the Chitinophagales bacterium genome. Proteins encoded here:
- a CDS encoding anthranilate synthase component I family protein, with the translated sequence MKYKFKINYKKLLADTVTPVSIYLKIRDQYANSILMESSDYHGNENSFSYICFNPIASIRVEDNITTAVFPDGQILKSAITNQLSASEALRNFADKFETNDFPFLNGSKASNFNTSGMFGYIAYDAVKYFEDIHLKNQKKESKSIPDIIYSIYQYSIVINHFNDEMMITENLFDDEKDSALPEIEALIYNKNFASYHFKTIHDEQSSLTDEEFLYMVQQGKKHCHRGDVFQVVLSREFSQSFQGDEFNVYRALRTVNPSPYLFYFDYGSFKILGSSPEAQLTVKNGMASIHPIAGTFRRTGNEINDAELAKKLKTDTKENAEHIMLVDLARNDLSKNCSAVKVETLREIQYYSHVIHLVSKVTGKMNDAGETLNIVAATFPAGTLSGAPKHRAMQLIDVYEKNNRGFYGGCIGFMGFNGSFNHAIIIRSFLSKNNLLFYQAGAGIVDSSNEHMELQEVNNKLAALKKAIDLAQLL